Proteins encoded within one genomic window of Streptomyces profundus:
- a CDS encoding TVP38/TMEM64 family protein, whose translation MRGEGAVRGEPLVRPSRSVAGVVVAALLSPWGRLLLLVLLVAGAWAAATLLGVDRLARAEPATLGSTVWAGPLFVALYALGTTAFVPKPALSAAAGALFGAGYGLSLTVAGTVLGALLGFAAGRFLGRDALGPMTRTRVLAGVERRLSERPFRGVLLARLLPVVPFAAVNLGAAVARVGWAPFAAATALGTLPGNAAWVLAGVSASTPATSWLWLPAVGCGALLGGAALCRAARRRRA comes from the coding sequence GTGCGGGGAGAGGGAGCGGTGCGTGGCGAGCCGCTGGTCCGCCCCTCGCGTTCGGTGGCCGGGGTCGTCGTGGCGGCCCTGCTGTCGCCCTGGGGGCGACTGCTGCTGTTGGTCCTGCTGGTGGCCGGCGCCTGGGCCGCCGCGACGCTGCTCGGCGTGGACCGGCTGGCGCGCGCCGAGCCCGCCACGCTCGGCTCGACGGTGTGGGCCGGGCCGCTCTTCGTCGCCCTCTACGCGCTGGGGACGACGGCCTTTGTGCCCAAGCCGGCGCTGAGCGCCGCCGCCGGCGCGCTCTTCGGCGCCGGCTACGGCCTGTCGCTGACCGTCGCCGGCACCGTGCTGGGGGCGCTGCTCGGCTTCGCCGCCGGCCGCTTCCTCGGCCGCGACGCGCTGGGCCCGATGACACGGACACGCGTGCTGGCCGGCGTCGAACGGCGGCTGTCCGAACGGCCGTTCCGCGGGGTGCTGTTGGCGCGCCTGTTGCCGGTGGTGCCCTTCGCCGCGGTCAACCTGGGCGCCGCCGTCGCCCGGGTGGGCTGGGCGCCGTTCGCGGCGGCGACCGCGCTCGGCACGCTGCCAGGCAACGCGGCCTGGGTGTTGGCCGGCGTCTCGGCGTCCACGCCCGCCACCTCCTGGCTCTGGCTGCCCGCCGTCGGCTGCGGCGCGCTGCTGGGCGGGGCCGCGCTGTGCCGCGCGGCCCGCCGCCGCCGGGCCTGA
- a CDS encoding glycoside hydrolase family 5 protein, which produces MPPFRSRHPRRSLSVTLSVAVAGSLVALSSAGQVTAADRAAEPAPQAAADFRGVNWAAPGDNFTDGPVVPEGLSESDDYDTVKAKASVVYDQFQSTVGANTVRLPINFDSYPGTTWGDSYAGAIDAASESGLNVIISLWEGASANGRIDDLAGYNALWDAVVERWGDDGRVHFEPMNEPYAYTPAEWADIAAAWIEDRPSVPRERILVSGHGYNGDVTAVCADSRLDGTYLSLHLYAFQFAEMSYDQWRDTFDSRIGDCGSRTVLDEFGAPLDDGRDYDHPDSDDNFVRYLRAATDTVRAEGMGAVYWPALGGKHTNRPDHDWYSLYAIEGSGTDLTLTVRNESAVNRLHHAWAVTN; this is translated from the coding sequence ATGCCCCCGTTCCGTTCCCGCCATCCCCGCCGTTCCCTCTCGGTGACGCTCTCCGTGGCCGTCGCCGGCTCGCTCGTCGCCCTGTCGTCCGCAGGCCAGGTCACCGCGGCCGACCGGGCGGCGGAGCCGGCGCCGCAGGCCGCGGCCGACTTCCGCGGTGTCAACTGGGCCGCGCCGGGCGACAACTTCACCGACGGCCCCGTGGTGCCCGAGGGGCTGAGCGAATCCGACGACTACGACACCGTCAAGGCCAAGGCGAGCGTGGTCTACGACCAGTTCCAGAGCACTGTCGGCGCCAACACCGTTCGGCTTCCGATCAACTTCGACTCCTACCCCGGCACGACCTGGGGCGACTCCTATGCGGGAGCCATCGATGCCGCGTCGGAGAGCGGCCTCAACGTGATCATCTCCCTGTGGGAGGGCGCCTCGGCCAACGGCCGGATCGACGACCTGGCCGGCTACAACGCGCTGTGGGACGCCGTCGTCGAACGCTGGGGCGACGACGGACGGGTGCACTTCGAGCCCATGAACGAACCGTATGCCTATACCCCGGCGGAGTGGGCCGATATCGCCGCCGCCTGGATCGAGGACCGCCCGTCGGTCCCCAGGGAGCGGATCCTCGTCAGCGGACACGGCTACAACGGCGACGTCACCGCCGTGTGCGCCGACAGCCGGCTCGACGGCACCTATCTCTCGCTCCATCTCTACGCGTTCCAGTTCGCGGAGATGAGCTACGACCAGTGGCGCGACACCTTCGACTCCCGCATCGGCGACTGCGGTTCGCGCACCGTGCTGGACGAGTTCGGCGCCCCGCTGGACGACGGCAGGGACTACGACCACCCCGACAGCGACGACAACTTCGTCCGCTATCTGCGGGCGGCCACCGACACCGTGCGCGCCGAGGGCATGGGCGCCGTCTACTGGCCGGCCCTCGGCGGCAAGCACACCAACCGGCCCGACCACGACTGGTACTCCCTCTACGCGATCGAGGGCAGCGGCACCGACCTGACGCTGACCGTGCGCAACGAGAGCGCCGTCAACCGGCTCCACCACGCCTGGGCCGTCACGAACTGA